One part of the Glycine soja cultivar W05 chromosome 11, ASM419377v2, whole genome shotgun sequence genome encodes these proteins:
- the LOC114374655 gene encoding probable N-acetyltransferase HLS1-like produces MEFNKFRIRSYEGQSDRAQVEDLERRCEVGPSESVFLFTDTMGDPICRIRNSPMYMMLVAELENELVGVIQGSIKVVTVHGHPPKDLAKVGYVLGLRVSPHHRRKGIGSSLVKTLEEWFTSKDVDYAYMATEKDNHASVSLFMDKFGYIKFRTPAILVNPVNHHCFQISPNIEITRLKVDQAEYFYRRFMGSTEFFPNDIGNILRNKLSLGTWVAYFKGDIAWGDFGSDIGQVPNSWAMLSVWNSGEIFKLRLGKAPFSCLVCTKSWWLIDKIFPCLKLPTIPDFFNPFGFYFMYGVHREGPFSGKLVRALCQFVHNMGAESKDESNCKIIVTEVEGRDELNHHIPHWKLLSCQEDLWCIKSLKNIEGTNNNFHELTTKTPPTRALFVDPREV; encoded by the exons ATGGAGTTCAACAAGTTCAGAATCAGAAGCTATGAGGGGCAATCTGATAGGGCTCAAGTGGAAGATCTTGAGAGAAGATGCGAGGTAGGGCCATCAGAAAGCGTGTTTCTCTTCACAGACACTATGGGTGACCCCATTTGTAGGATCCGGAACAGTCCCATGTACATGATGCTG GTGGCAGAGTTGGAAAATGAATTGGTTGGTGTCATTCAAGGGTCTATAAAAGTGGTCACGGTTCATGGTCACCCTCCAAAGGATTTGGCAAAGGTGGGGTATGTCCTTGGCCTAAGGGTATCACCTCACCACCGGAGAAAAGGGATTGGCTCAAGCCTTGTGAAAACCCTAGAAGAATGGTTCACTTCAAAAGATGTGGACTATGCATACATGGCAACAGAGAAAGACAACCATGCCTCAGTGAGTCTCTTCATGGACAAGTTTGGCTACATCAAGTTCAGGACTCCAGCTATTCTTGTCAACCCCGTGAACCatcattgctttcaaatatcACCCAACATTGAGATAACAAGGTTGAAGGTGGACCAAGCTGAGTACTTCTATAGAAGATTCATGGGGTCCACAGAGTTCTTCCCAAATGACATAGGGAATATACTTAGGAACAAGCTAAGTTTGGGGACATGGGTGGCATATTTCAAAGGTGATATTGCTTGGGGTGATTTTGGGTCAGATATTGGACAAGTACCAAATAGTTGGGCTATGCTTAGTGTATGGAATAGTGGGGAGATATTCAAGTTAAGGCTAGGGAAAGCACCTTTTTCTTGCTTGGTATGCACCAAGAGTTGGTGGTTGATTGATAAGATTTTCCCATGTTTGAAATTGCCAACCATACCTGATTTCTTCAACCCATTTGGGTTCTATTTCATGTATGGGGTGCACCGTGAAGGGCCATTTTCAGGGAAGCTAGTGAGGGCCTTGTGCCAATTTGTGCACAACATGGGTGCTGAGTCCAAGGATGAGAGCAATTGCAAGATCATTGTGACTGAAGTTGAAGGAAGAGATGAACTCAACCACCATATCCCACATTGGAAATTGCTCTCATGCCAGGAGGACTTGTGGTGCATAAAGTCGTTGAAAAATATTGAAGGGACAAATAACAACTTCCATGAATTAACAACCAAAACCCCACCAACAAGAGCTCTTTTTGTAGACCCAAGAGAGGTTTAA